The following proteins are encoded in a genomic region of Bradyrhizobium sp. SK17:
- a CDS encoding MFS transporter, with the protein MPTATPAGARDLLGHRPFLFFLLSRSLSRFSSQIGAVAIGWQIYDLTGSAFDLGMVGLVQFLPTALLVFVAGHAADRFERKRVVQACQVAEALTALFLAGSTFAGTISEIQIFVATFVLGIAGAFESPATAAVLPLIAPQGSLQRATAISSGAAQVATITGPALGGFAYALMPSAPYGIMMVFWLFGAVLTGGIGRLQQAPVKSGGSSDDLFAGVTFVRSNPAILGTISLDLFAVLFGGVTALLPIYARDILQTGPLGLGILRAAPAVGALLMTMVLARHTINRRVGMRMFQSVIVFGVATVVFALSHWMWLSALALAVLGAADTISVVIRFSLVQLATPDEMRGRVGAVNFLFINASNQLGQFESGVTAALLGAVPSAVLGGVATIAVALLWMKLFPTLRDVEKLE; encoded by the coding sequence ATGCCCACCGCCACGCCGGCCGGCGCCCGCGATCTGCTCGGCCACAGACCATTCCTGTTCTTCCTGTTGTCGCGCAGCCTGTCGCGCTTCTCCAGCCAGATCGGCGCGGTCGCGATCGGCTGGCAGATCTATGATCTGACCGGCAGCGCGTTCGACCTCGGCATGGTCGGCCTTGTCCAGTTCCTGCCGACCGCGTTGCTGGTGTTCGTCGCCGGTCACGCCGCCGATCGCTTCGAGCGCAAGCGCGTGGTGCAGGCCTGCCAGGTCGCGGAAGCGCTGACCGCATTGTTTCTCGCCGGAAGCACGTTTGCCGGCACCATCTCCGAGATCCAGATCTTCGTGGCGACCTTCGTGCTCGGCATCGCCGGCGCGTTCGAGAGCCCGGCGACCGCTGCCGTGTTGCCGTTGATCGCGCCGCAAGGCTCGTTGCAGCGGGCGACCGCGATCTCGAGCGGCGCGGCGCAGGTCGCGACCATCACCGGACCGGCGCTCGGCGGCTTCGCCTATGCGCTGATGCCGAGTGCGCCCTACGGCATCATGATGGTGTTCTGGCTGTTCGGCGCTGTCTTGACCGGCGGCATCGGCCGGCTGCAACAGGCGCCGGTGAAGAGCGGCGGATCGTCGGACGATCTGTTTGCCGGTGTCACCTTCGTGCGCAGCAATCCGGCGATCCTCGGCACCATCTCGCTCGATCTGTTCGCGGTGCTGTTCGGCGGCGTCACCGCGCTGTTGCCGATCTATGCGCGCGACATCCTGCAAACCGGTCCGCTCGGCCTTGGCATCTTGCGCGCCGCGCCGGCGGTGGGTGCGCTGCTGATGACGATGGTGCTGGCGCGGCACACCATCAACCGCCGCGTCGGCATGCGCATGTTCCAGTCCGTGATCGTGTTCGGCGTGGCGACGGTGGTGTTCGCGCTGTCGCACTGGATGTGGCTGTCCGCGCTGGCGCTCGCGGTGCTCGGCGCCGCCGACACGATCAGCGTCGTGATCCGCTTCTCGCTGGTGCAGCTCGCCACCCCCGACGAGATGCGCGGCCGCGTCGGCGCGGTCAATTTCCTGTTCATCAACGCCTCGAACCAGCTCGGCCAGTTCGAGAGCGGCGTCACCGCGGCGTTGCTCGGCGCCGTGCCGTCAGCCGTGCTCGGCGGCGTCGCCACCATCGCCGTCGCGCTGCTCTGGATGAAGCTGTTCCCGACGCTGCGGGACGTGGAGAAGCTGGAGTAG
- a CDS encoding NupC/NupG family nucleoside CNT transporter — translation MLQLQSAFGVVALLVIAWVLSENRSMVSLRQAAIGLAVTVATALVLIKVPLVTHAFGVINDAVGTIAAATRAGTAFVFGYVGGGPAPFDPKAPGSDFILAFQALPIVLVMSVLTTLLFYWRVLPPVVRGMAWLLERTLGVGGAVGLSTAANIFLGMVEAPLFIRPYLAQLSRSELFLVMTGGMAGIAGTVLVLYATLLAPLIPDAPAHFVIASVLGAPAAILISLIMIPETSHKRTGGSLDDPDIEVSSTMDAIVKGTAAGVELLMNIIAMLLVLVALVYLVNAIIGLLPEIGGAKISLQRLLGYVMAPVCWLMGLPWPQAITAGSLMGTKTVLNELIAYVDLSKLGPDALEPRSRLIMLYAMCGFANFASLGIMIGGLGIMAPTRRDEINALGLKSIVSGTLTTCLMGAIVGVLT, via the coding sequence ATGCTGCAATTGCAATCGGCGTTCGGCGTGGTGGCGTTGCTGGTCATCGCCTGGGTGTTGAGCGAGAATCGCAGCATGGTGTCGTTGCGGCAGGCGGCGATCGGGCTCGCGGTGACCGTCGCGACCGCGCTGGTGCTGATCAAGGTGCCGCTGGTGACGCACGCCTTCGGCGTGATCAACGATGCCGTCGGCACCATCGCCGCCGCGACGCGCGCCGGCACCGCCTTCGTGTTCGGCTATGTCGGCGGCGGCCCGGCGCCGTTCGATCCCAAGGCGCCTGGCTCGGACTTCATCCTCGCCTTCCAGGCGCTGCCGATCGTGCTGGTCATGAGCGTGCTGACCACGCTGCTGTTCTACTGGCGCGTGCTGCCGCCTGTGGTGCGCGGCATGGCCTGGCTGCTCGAGCGCACGCTCGGCGTCGGCGGTGCGGTCGGGCTCTCGACCGCGGCCAATATCTTCCTCGGCATGGTCGAAGCACCGCTCTTCATCCGTCCCTATCTGGCGCAGCTCAGCCGCAGCGAATTGTTCCTGGTGATGACCGGCGGCATGGCCGGAATCGCCGGCACCGTGCTGGTGCTGTACGCGACATTGCTGGCCCCGCTGATCCCCGACGCACCGGCACATTTCGTCATTGCGTCGGTGCTCGGCGCGCCGGCCGCGATCCTGATCAGCCTGATCATGATTCCGGAGACATCGCACAAGCGCACCGGCGGCTCGCTCGACGATCCCGATATCGAGGTGTCCTCGACGATGGACGCGATCGTGAAGGGCACCGCGGCGGGCGTCGAGCTCCTGATGAACATCATCGCGATGCTGCTGGTGCTGGTCGCGCTGGTCTATCTCGTGAACGCGATCATCGGCCTATTGCCAGAGATCGGTGGCGCCAAGATCTCGTTGCAGCGGCTGCTCGGCTACGTCATGGCGCCGGTGTGCTGGCTGATGGGCCTGCCGTGGCCGCAGGCCATCACGGCCGGAAGCCTGATGGGCACCAAGACCGTGCTCAACGAGCTGATCGCCTATGTCGACCTGTCGAAGCTCGGCCCCGACGCGCTCGAGCCGCGCTCGCGGCTGATCATGCTGTATGCGATGTGCGGCTTTGCCAACTTCGCGAGCCTCGGCATCATGATCGGCGGCCTCGGCATCATGGCACCGACGCGGCGCGACGAGATCAACGCGCTCGGGCTGAAGTCGATCGTCTCGGGCACGCTGACGACGTGTTTGATGGGCGCGATCGTGGGGGTGCTGACGTGA
- a CDS encoding cupin domain-containing protein has translation MAKKTASRSAAKTAVKKKWTGLKAGAKSSARKTIKSKGRVTAAKKGAPKAATKARPKQRIAISHHREEDFKADGLRAYAKYRDLGISAASNGLAQAHVIRLQGPCNPDEVSKLHFHDVDLQMVYVLKGWVKTYMEGEGETLMREGSAWTQPPRIRHMILDYSDDVELLEVILPAEFKTVELKA, from the coding sequence ATGGCCAAGAAGACGGCATCAAGATCCGCAGCCAAGACCGCGGTGAAGAAGAAATGGACCGGGCTCAAGGCCGGAGCCAAATCGTCGGCGCGCAAGACCATCAAGTCGAAAGGGCGTGTCACTGCGGCGAAGAAGGGCGCGCCGAAAGCTGCAACCAAGGCCCGGCCGAAGCAGCGCATCGCCATCAGCCATCACCGCGAAGAGGACTTCAAGGCCGACGGCTTGCGTGCCTATGCCAAGTATCGCGACCTCGGCATATCAGCCGCCTCGAACGGTCTCGCGCAAGCGCATGTGATCCGGTTGCAGGGACCGTGCAATCCGGATGAGGTCTCGAAGCTGCACTTCCACGACGTCGACTTGCAGATGGTCTATGTGCTCAAGGGCTGGGTGAAGACCTACATGGAAGGCGAAGGCGAGACGCTGATGAGAGAAGGCAGCGCCTGGACCCAGCCGCCGCGCATCCGGCACATGATCCTGGACTACTCCGACGACGTCGAACTGCTGGAAGTGATCCTGCCGGCCGAGTTCAAGACGGTGGAGCTGAAGGCTTAA
- a CDS encoding usg protein yields the protein MVSRVGGVVSDDFRKQLLGYGLTTAQILYRMPDHPSLLQTYVWQNYDLFPKFPALQDFLAFWQDKLEGPLFSVTVAHSKLVKPAELRAVDGVFRLH from the coding sequence ATGGTCTCGCGAGTTGGTGGGGTTGTTTCCGACGATTTCCGGAAGCAGTTGCTGGGGTACGGGCTGACGACGGCGCAAATCCTTTACCGGATGCCCGATCACCCCTCGTTGCTACAGACCTATGTCTGGCAGAACTACGACCTGTTTCCGAAATTTCCGGCGTTGCAGGATTTCCTCGCTTTCTGGCAGGACAAGCTGGAGGGCCCGCTGTTCTCGGTGACGGTGGCGCATTCCAAGCTGGTCAAGCCGGCCGAGCTGCGCGCCGTCGACGGCGTGTTCCGGCTGCACTGA